In Streptomyces hawaiiensis, one genomic interval encodes:
- a CDS encoding glycosyltransferase family 2 protein: MPVKVSVIIPVYNPGMYIEDCISSLQRQSLPPDEFEVIFVDDGSTDETPARLNALAAEDPRMKVIHQENSGWSGKPRNVGIEASRGEFVMFVDNDDYLGDEALERMYDYGVANGADVVVGKMAGKGRGVPVELFRRNHPRATVENAPLIDSLTPHKMVRRAFLDRIGLRFPEGRRRLEDHVFVAEAYLRAENVSVLSDYVCYYHLRRDDGSNAGFERFDPVGYFRNLREALDVVEQYTEPGPVRDRLFRRWLRVEMVERLRARRFLNLPDDYRRELFGEIHEVVVERFGPGVAAGLQPTQQVVAALTAADRYDDVVAFAQWEAGVAPTATPGDIEWRDGSLTIGFTAEYLSDGEPMLFPADAEAAPLTDVPKDVPEAVRWVASETAARFGQATADLLLRERSSAAQYFQPVEFTRETVPAGDGGEVRLMLRATATVDPADLPRDGAWDALVRVKTGGWTKECRLGPAPREDRPTPGVGVVGDRPVLPYWTEPHGNLSLEVGARGKRLGLGRVELGDVAVSEGRFRLLLPVHVTGETGVRLRFVSSRRILEVPGTLSPDADRPGSVLAAALPAEDLSDDVWRVAVCLNPGADRARFTGLPFALRAGGGSVLVTPAPGPGVALRLARRARRVLGVARRKVNSRIRTGRR, translated from the coding sequence ATGCCGGTCAAGGTCAGCGTCATCATTCCCGTGTACAACCCGGGGATGTACATCGAGGACTGCATCTCCTCGCTGCAGCGGCAGTCGCTGCCTCCCGACGAGTTCGAGGTGATCTTCGTCGACGACGGCTCCACCGACGAGACCCCGGCCCGGCTCAACGCGCTCGCCGCCGAGGACCCCCGGATGAAGGTCATCCACCAGGAGAACTCCGGCTGGTCGGGCAAGCCCCGCAACGTCGGCATCGAGGCCTCCCGGGGCGAGTTCGTGATGTTCGTCGACAACGACGACTACCTGGGCGACGAGGCCCTGGAGCGGATGTACGACTACGGCGTGGCCAACGGCGCCGACGTCGTCGTGGGCAAGATGGCCGGCAAGGGCCGCGGGGTGCCGGTGGAGCTGTTCCGCCGCAACCACCCGCGCGCCACCGTCGAGAACGCCCCGCTCATCGACAGCCTCACCCCGCACAAGATGGTCCGCCGGGCCTTCCTGGACCGCATCGGCCTGCGCTTTCCCGAAGGCCGACGGCGCCTGGAGGACCACGTCTTCGTCGCCGAGGCGTATCTGCGCGCGGAGAACGTCTCCGTGCTCAGCGACTACGTCTGCTACTACCACCTCCGGCGGGACGACGGCTCCAACGCCGGCTTCGAACGCTTCGACCCCGTCGGCTACTTCAGGAACCTCCGCGAGGCTCTGGACGTCGTCGAGCAGTACACGGAGCCCGGCCCGGTGCGCGACCGGCTGTTCCGGCGCTGGCTGCGCGTGGAGATGGTCGAGCGGCTGCGGGCCCGGCGCTTTCTGAACCTGCCGGACGACTACCGCAGGGAGCTGTTCGGGGAGATCCACGAGGTCGTCGTCGAGCGCTTCGGGCCCGGTGTCGCGGCCGGTCTGCAGCCGACGCAGCAGGTCGTCGCCGCGCTGACGGCGGCCGACCGGTACGACGACGTGGTGGCCTTCGCGCAGTGGGAGGCCGGCGTCGCCCCCACGGCGACACCCGGGGACATCGAATGGCGCGACGGCTCACTGACCATCGGCTTCACGGCCGAGTACCTGTCCGACGGCGAACCGATGCTGTTCCCCGCCGACGCCGAGGCCGCGCCGCTGACCGATGTGCCCAAGGACGTGCCCGAGGCGGTGCGGTGGGTGGCCTCGGAGACCGCCGCGCGATTCGGGCAGGCCACGGCCGATCTGCTGCTGCGAGAGCGCTCCAGCGCCGCGCAGTACTTCCAGCCGGTGGAGTTCACCCGCGAGACCGTGCCGGCCGGGGACGGCGGGGAGGTCCGGCTGATGCTGCGGGCCACCGCCACGGTCGACCCGGCCGACCTGCCGCGTGACGGCGCCTGGGACGCGCTCGTCCGGGTGAAGACGGGCGGCTGGACCAAGGAGTGCCGGCTGGGTCCGGCGCCGCGCGAGGACCGGCCCACGCCGGGCGTGGGCGTCGTCGGTGACCGGCCGGTCCTGCCGTACTGGACCGAACCGCACGGCAACCTCTCCCTGGAGGTCGGCGCGCGCGGCAAGCGTCTCGGGCTGGGCCGCGTGGAGCTCGGGGACGTCGCCGTCTCCGAGGGGCGCTTCCGTCTCCTGCTCCCGGTGCACGTCACGGGCGAGACCGGGGTGCGGCTGAGGTTCGTCTCCTCCCGCCGGATCCTGGAGGTTCCGGGCACGCTCTCCCCCGACGCGGACCGGCCGGGCTCGGTGCTGGCGGCGGCGCTGCCCGCCGAGGATCTCTCGGACGACGTCTGGCGGGTGGCCGTGTGCCTGAACCCCGGCGCCGACCGGGCCCGCTTCACCGGCCTGCCGTTCGCCCTGCGGGCCGGGGGCGGGAGCGTGCTGGTGACGCCGGCGCCCGGGCCCGGTGTCGCGCTGCGGCTGGCCCGGCGCGCCCGACGCGTCCTCGGTGTCGCGCGCCGGAAGGTGAACTCCCGTATCAGGACCGGAAGGCGGTGA
- a CDS encoding metallophosphoesterase family protein — protein MRLLLMSDTHLPKRAKTLPAPLLAELPHADVVFHAGDWVDTDTLDLLETRCRRLVGVYGNNDGPDLRARLPEVAYAELGGVRFGVIHETGAKQGRERRCAARFPDLDVLVFGHSHIPWDTTAPTGLRLLNPGSPTDRRAQPHCTYMTATATDGRLTDVELHRLPPRQPR, from the coding sequence GTGCGTCTGCTACTGATGTCCGACACCCACCTGCCCAAGCGCGCCAAGACCCTGCCCGCCCCCTTGCTGGCCGAACTCCCGCACGCCGACGTCGTGTTCCATGCCGGGGACTGGGTCGACACCGACACCCTCGATCTGCTGGAGACCCGCTGCCGCAGGCTCGTCGGGGTGTACGGCAACAACGACGGGCCGGATCTGCGGGCCAGGCTGCCGGAGGTGGCGTACGCGGAACTGGGCGGGGTGCGGTTCGGCGTGATCCACGAGACGGGCGCCAAGCAGGGCCGGGAGCGGCGGTGCGCCGCCCGCTTCCCCGATCTGGACGTGCTGGTCTTCGGCCACAGCCACATCCCCTGGGACACCACGGCCCCCACCGGGCTGCGCCTGCTGAACCCGGGTTCCCCGACGGACCGCCGCGCACAGCCCCACTGCACCTACATGACCGCCACCGCGACCGACGGCCGGCTCACCGACGTGGAACTGCACCGGCTGCCGCCCCGCCAACCGCGCTGA
- a CDS encoding class I SAM-dependent methyltransferase, protein MDQDEGYLLDNRQAEAGTRFDALSALFDTSTFRHFASAGVAEGWRCWEVGAGGPSVAAWLRERVGPGGRVLATDIDVSWTGTAATEGVEVLRHDVGRDAPPPGPFDLVHARLVLVHVTERDAALRAMIHALRPGGLLLVEDADPALQPLICPDEHGPEQERANRLRTGFRELLRQRGADLSYGRRLPRLLREAGLVDVEADAYFPITSPACDVLEAATVRQVRDKLVAAGLATDEEIDGHLAAVEAGRLDLATSPMISAWGRRPTGDGSQSAQPPRPSR, encoded by the coding sequence ATGGATCAGGACGAGGGGTACCTCCTGGACAACCGGCAGGCCGAGGCCGGTACGCGCTTCGACGCGTTGTCCGCCCTCTTCGACACCTCGACGTTCCGGCACTTCGCATCGGCGGGGGTCGCCGAGGGGTGGCGGTGCTGGGAGGTCGGGGCCGGCGGGCCGAGTGTGGCCGCGTGGCTGCGCGAGCGCGTCGGGCCCGGCGGGCGCGTGCTCGCCACCGACATCGACGTGTCCTGGACCGGGACGGCCGCCACCGAGGGCGTCGAGGTGCTCCGGCACGACGTCGGCCGCGACGCCCCTCCGCCCGGTCCTTTCGATCTGGTGCACGCCCGTCTCGTGCTGGTCCACGTCACCGAACGCGACGCCGCGCTGCGCGCCATGATCCACGCGCTGCGTCCCGGCGGGCTGCTGCTCGTCGAGGACGCCGACCCCGCCTTGCAGCCGCTGATCTGCCCCGACGAGCACGGCCCCGAGCAGGAGCGGGCCAACCGGCTCCGCACCGGTTTCCGTGAACTGTTGCGGCAGCGCGGTGCCGACCTCTCCTACGGACGCAGACTGCCCCGGCTGCTGCGCGAGGCGGGCCTGGTGGACGTCGAGGCCGACGCCTACTTCCCGATCACCTCGCCCGCCTGTGACGTCCTGGAGGCGGCCACCGTCCGCCAGGTGCGCGACAAGCTCGTCGCCGCGGGCCTCGCCACGGACGAGGAGATCGACGGGCATCTCGCCGCCGTCGAGGCGGGACGCCTGGACCTCGCCACCTCGCCGATGATCTCGGCCTGGGGCCGCAGACCGACAGGCGACGGCTCGCAGTCGGCTCAGCCGCCACGTCCCTCTCGATGA
- a CDS encoding carboxymuconolactone decarboxylase family protein has translation MSQRHEAARPTRPRLKPLAEEQWDPRTRELLAAAPHDPGGGIPNIFTTLVRHPDLYEQFMPFGGQLLGRGRLPGDVRELLILRTAWNTGARYEWGRHLPLARAAGVTDADIDRIGQGPEAPGWADLQRQLIRAADELHGDATMSDATWEALAEHFGDAELIEIAMLVGQYHMVAFFLNATGVELEPGFDSTGFAAGERDDG, from the coding sequence ATGTCACAGCGTCACGAAGCCGCCCGACCGACCCGTCCGCGACTGAAGCCGCTCGCCGAAGAACAGTGGGACCCACGGACCAGGGAACTGCTGGCCGCCGCTCCCCACGACCCCGGGGGCGGGATCCCGAACATCTTCACCACGCTCGTGCGCCATCCCGATCTCTACGAGCAGTTCATGCCTTTCGGTGGCCAGTTGCTCGGCAGGGGCCGACTGCCGGGAGACGTGCGCGAGTTGCTGATCCTGCGCACCGCGTGGAACACCGGCGCGCGGTACGAGTGGGGGCGGCACCTCCCCCTGGCCAGGGCCGCGGGCGTCACGGACGCGGACATCGACCGCATCGGCCAAGGGCCGGAGGCACCCGGCTGGGCGGACCTCCAGAGGCAGCTGATCCGCGCGGCGGACGAACTGCACGGCGATGCCACGATGTCCGACGCGACCTGGGAGGCTCTGGCCGAGCACTTCGGCGACGCCGAACTGATCGAGATCGCCATGCTGGTGGGGCAGTACCACATGGTGGCCTTCTTCCTGAACGCCACCGGTGTGGAACTGGAGCCCGGCTTCGACAGCACCGGCTTCGCGGCGGGGGAAAGGGACGACGGGTGA
- a CDS encoding alcohol dehydrogenase catalytic domain-containing protein, protein MKALTYHGRHDIRYGDVPDPAVTGPADAVVRVTAAGICGSDLHIYDGNAFSPELGYTPGHECVGVVVDTGGQVTRFKPGDRVLVPASVGCAQCRQCTAGFTARCERATSSTELCYGVGPKLPGSQAQALAVPCADVNLVHLPEDISDEAALVLTDNAPTAWYGCRRARIQPGETVLVIGLGPVGLMAAQSAFAMGAARVLGVDLVAERRAFAAGLGVEPVEGDDARTAIRDMTAGRGPDAVVEAVGSDATIQLALKAVRQAGRVSVVGVSQSKAFPFHVGWAQVKELEFAIGLCSVHYELPPLIALTRAGRIKPEVVVSHRFALSDGPAAYALFAGRSDGVRKIVLDPTG, encoded by the coding sequence ATGAAGGCACTGACCTACCACGGCCGTCACGACATTCGCTACGGGGACGTCCCCGACCCGGCCGTCACCGGCCCCGCCGACGCGGTGGTGCGGGTGACCGCGGCCGGCATCTGCGGCAGCGACCTGCACATCTACGACGGCAACGCCTTCAGCCCGGAACTGGGCTACACACCGGGACACGAGTGCGTCGGCGTGGTCGTCGACACCGGCGGCCAGGTCACCCGCTTCAAGCCCGGCGACCGGGTCCTGGTGCCCGCCTCTGTCGGCTGTGCGCAGTGCCGGCAGTGTACGGCCGGGTTCACCGCCCGATGCGAGCGCGCCACGTCGAGCACGGAGCTCTGCTACGGAGTCGGCCCGAAGCTTCCGGGCAGCCAGGCCCAGGCCCTGGCGGTGCCCTGCGCCGATGTCAATCTGGTGCACCTGCCCGAGGACATCTCCGACGAGGCCGCCCTCGTCCTGACGGACAACGCCCCCACCGCCTGGTACGGCTGCCGCCGTGCCCGCATCCAGCCCGGTGAGACCGTCCTGGTCATCGGCCTCGGCCCGGTCGGCCTCATGGCCGCTCAGTCCGCCTTCGCGATGGGCGCGGCACGGGTGCTGGGCGTGGACCTGGTCGCGGAGCGCCGCGCCTTCGCCGCAGGCCTGGGCGTCGAGCCGGTCGAGGGTGACGACGCGCGGACAGCCATCCGGGACATGACCGCCGGCCGCGGGCCCGACGCCGTGGTGGAGGCCGTGGGTTCCGACGCCACCATCCAGCTCGCCCTCAAGGCCGTCCGGCAGGCCGGCCGGGTCAGTGTCGTCGGGGTCAGCCAGAGCAAGGCCTTCCCGTTCCACGTGGGATGGGCGCAGGTCAAGGAACTGGAGTTCGCCATCGGGCTGTGCTCGGTGCACTACGAACTCCCTCCCCTGATCGCCCTCACCCGTGCCGGACGGATCAAGCCCGAGGTCGTGGTCTCCCACCGCTTCGCCCTCTCCGACGGACCGGCGGCGTACGCATTGTTCGCAGGCCGCTCCGACGGCGTCCGCAAGATCGTTCTCGACCCGACGGGCTGA
- a CDS encoding NADP-dependent oxidoreductase: MSTMNRQIRLAARPVEEPRPTDWQHVEEPAVQPGDGEFLVQVLCLSIDPAMRGWMNAGRSYIRPVEIGEVMRAGAVGRVVASRHSGFAVGDHVSGTFGVQEYCVSDGRGVTKVDPAAAPLPTYLGTLGMSGLTAYFGLIEVGRPEPGQTVVVSGAAGAVGSVVGQIAKILGCRVIGIAGGEAKCRLVVDEFGFDAAIDYQSEDVRKALREHAPDGVDVYFDNVGGDVLDAVLLRLARGARVVVCGAISQYNSTKPQGPANYLSLLVNRASMTGIVVFDYAERYAEGIAQLATWRAEGRLKSLEDVVSGSVAAFPETLMRLFRGDNRGKLVLKIAD; this comes from the coding sequence ATGAGCACGATGAACCGCCAGATACGCCTGGCCGCACGTCCCGTGGAAGAGCCGCGTCCCACCGACTGGCAGCATGTCGAGGAGCCGGCGGTGCAGCCGGGCGACGGGGAGTTCCTGGTACAGGTGCTCTGTCTGTCGATCGACCCGGCGATGCGCGGCTGGATGAACGCGGGCAGGTCCTACATCCGCCCGGTGGAGATCGGCGAGGTGATGCGCGCCGGCGCGGTGGGGAGGGTGGTCGCTTCCCGGCACTCCGGGTTCGCGGTCGGCGACCATGTGTCGGGCACGTTCGGCGTGCAGGAGTACTGCGTGTCGGACGGACGCGGCGTGACCAAGGTCGACCCTGCGGCTGCTCCCTTGCCGACGTATCTCGGCACGCTCGGCATGTCGGGCCTCACGGCCTACTTCGGCCTGATCGAGGTCGGGCGTCCCGAGCCGGGGCAGACCGTCGTGGTCTCCGGAGCAGCCGGGGCCGTCGGCAGCGTCGTCGGGCAGATCGCCAAGATCCTCGGCTGCCGGGTCATCGGCATCGCCGGCGGCGAGGCCAAGTGCCGCCTGGTGGTGGACGAGTTCGGATTCGACGCCGCGATCGACTACCAGAGCGAGGACGTCCGCAAGGCCCTGCGCGAGCACGCCCCCGACGGCGTCGACGTGTACTTCGACAACGTCGGTGGCGACGTTCTGGACGCCGTGCTGCTGCGGCTGGCGCGCGGCGCCCGCGTCGTGGTCTGCGGCGCGATCTCCCAGTACAACAGCACCAAGCCGCAAGGCCCGGCCAACTACCTGTCGCTGCTGGTGAACCGCGCCTCCATGACGGGCATCGTGGTGTTCGACTACGCCGAGCGATACGCGGAGGGCATCGCACAGCTGGCCACGTGGCGGGCGGAGGGCCGGCTGAAGTCCTTGGAGGACGTGGTGTCCGGCTCGGTCGCGGCGTTCCCCGAGACCCTCATGCGCCTGTTCCGTGGTGACAACCGCGGCAAGCTGGTGCTGAAGATCGCGGACTGA
- a CDS encoding putative quinol monooxygenase yields MIFITAKFRVRPEHADRWPEIAAEFTRATRAEPGCLWFDWSRSVDEPSEYVLVEAFRDEEAGAAHVRSAHFKAAQQTLPPHLAETPRIVNANVPQDDWSLLGEMAAAGQE; encoded by the coding sequence GTGATCTTCATCACCGCGAAGTTCCGAGTCCGCCCCGAGCACGCCGACCGCTGGCCCGAGATCGCCGCCGAGTTCACCCGGGCGACGCGCGCCGAGCCCGGCTGCCTGTGGTTCGACTGGTCGCGCAGCGTGGACGAGCCGTCGGAGTACGTCCTCGTCGAGGCCTTCCGCGACGAGGAGGCCGGAGCCGCGCACGTGCGGTCCGCGCACTTCAAGGCCGCGCAGCAGACGCTGCCTCCGCATCTGGCCGAGACGCCGCGCATCGTGAACGCGAACGTCCCGCAGGACGACTGGTCGCTCCTCGGAGAGATGGCGGCGGCGGGACAGGAATAG
- a CDS encoding XdhC family protein: protein MRDVLPVLGRWYTAGVPFGLATVVQVSRSAPRDPGAAMAVGPDEEVVGSVSGGCVESAAFELAREVAAGGEARLETFGYSDADAFAVGLTCGGEITLLVRAVTPERDPGFGAVADSVAAGEPVTVATVADGPAPRGAALAVWPDRAVGTLGASGLDAAVTADARGELALGATGLRHYGPQGQRREDSVSVFLQSFAPPPRMLVFGAIDYAAAVARIGGFLGYRVTVCDARPVFATPKRFPEDVEVIARWPHRYLRETDTDERTVICVLTHDPKFDVPLLTEALRRPAAYIGAMGSRRTHADRAQRLAEAGLTERELSRLRSPVGLDLGARTPEEVAVSVAAEIVALRWGGTGAPLSATEGAVHPHRFS from the coding sequence GTGCGTGACGTTCTCCCGGTGCTCGGCCGCTGGTATACGGCCGGGGTCCCGTTCGGTCTCGCGACGGTCGTCCAGGTCAGCCGCAGCGCGCCGCGCGACCCGGGCGCGGCGATGGCGGTGGGTCCGGACGAGGAGGTCGTGGGCAGTGTGTCCGGGGGCTGTGTCGAGAGCGCGGCGTTCGAGCTGGCGCGGGAGGTCGCCGCGGGCGGCGAGGCCCGGCTGGAGACCTTCGGCTACAGCGACGCGGACGCCTTCGCGGTCGGTCTGACCTGCGGCGGAGAGATCACGCTGCTGGTGCGCGCGGTCACGCCCGAGCGGGATCCCGGCTTCGGCGCGGTCGCGGACTCGGTCGCGGCGGGCGAACCGGTCACGGTGGCGACCGTGGCCGACGGACCGGCGCCGCGCGGGGCGGCGCTCGCCGTCTGGCCGGACCGGGCCGTCGGCACGCTCGGCGCGAGCGGCCTGGACGCGGCCGTGACCGCCGACGCCCGCGGCGAACTCGCTCTCGGCGCCACCGGTCTGCGGCACTACGGACCCCAGGGGCAGCGCCGCGAGGACTCCGTGAGCGTGTTCCTGCAGTCCTTCGCGCCGCCGCCGCGGATGCTGGTCTTCGGCGCGATCGACTACGCCGCGGCCGTGGCCCGTATCGGGGGCTTCCTCGGCTACCGGGTCACCGTCTGCGACGCCCGCCCGGTCTTCGCCACACCCAAGCGCTTCCCCGAGGACGTCGAGGTGATCGCGCGGTGGCCGCACCGCTACCTGCGCGAGACGGACACGGACGAGCGCACGGTGATCTGTGTCCTGACGCACGACCCCAAGTTCGACGTGCCGCTGCTGACCGAGGCGCTGCGCCGCCCGGCCGCCTACATCGGGGCGATGGGCAGCCGCCGCACCCACGCCGACCGGGCACAGCGGCTGGCCGAGGCCGGGCTCACGGAACGCGAACTGTCGCGGCTGCGCTCACCGGTCGGCCTCGACCTCGGGGCCCGTACGCCCGAGGAGGTGGCGGTGTCCGTCGCCGCCGAGATCGTGGCGCTGCGTTGGGGCGGCACCGGCGCGCCGCTCAGCGCGACGGAGGGGGCGGTGCATCCGCACCGGTTCTCCTGA
- a CDS encoding elongation factor G, translating to MHMLNLGILAHVDAGKTSLTERLLHSAGVIDEIGSVDDGNTRTDTLALERQRGITIKSAVVSFPLDGVTVNLIDTPGHPDFIAEVERVLGVLDGVVLVISAVEGVQAQTRVLMRTLQRLRIPTLLFVNKIDRGGARHEAVLREISARLTPAIVPMGTATGLGTRAARFTPCPGPAGALDVLTGHDDVLLSAYVENTVTDAALHGSLVAQTREALVHPVYFGSAATGAGVAALLSGIETLLPAADGDADGPVSATVFKVGRGPAGEKVAYARMFSGTLRTRDRVPFGADGAEGRITGISVFDHGTDTRADSVEAGRIARLTGLGDIRIGDAIGEPRKAYEHFFAPPTLETVVVPGPDAHRGTLHLALTQLAEQDPLIGLRRDERRQETSVSLYGEVQKEVIQATLADEYGLDVTFRETTPLCVERPVGTGQAVEFIKKDPNPFLATVGLRVDPAPVGSGVGFRLEVELGAMPYAFFKAVEDTVRETLDQGLHGWQVTDCVVTMTHSGYWPRQSHAHQGFDKSMSSTGADFRGVTPLVLIEALRRAGTRVHEPMHRFRIEAPADTLGALLPVLAGLAAVPETTGNRDDLCVLEGTVPAARVHALEQRLPGLTRGEGELESFFAHYAPVTHGTVPERPRTDHNPLNRKEYLLNVTRRVGG from the coding sequence GTGCACATGCTCAACCTTGGAATTCTCGCCCATGTCGACGCGGGTAAGACCAGCCTGACCGAGCGGCTGCTCCATTCGGCCGGGGTGATCGACGAGATCGGCAGCGTCGACGACGGGAACACCCGTACCGACACCCTCGCCCTGGAGCGGCAGCGCGGCATCACCATCAAGTCCGCCGTCGTCTCGTTCCCGCTCGACGGCGTGACCGTCAACCTCATCGACACTCCCGGTCACCCGGACTTCATCGCCGAGGTGGAGCGGGTGCTCGGTGTGCTGGACGGCGTCGTCCTCGTGATCTCCGCCGTCGAAGGGGTGCAGGCGCAGACGCGGGTGCTGATGCGGACACTCCAGCGGCTGCGCATCCCTACCCTGCTCTTCGTCAACAAGATCGACCGCGGCGGGGCACGCCACGAGGCGGTGCTGCGGGAGATCTCGGCTCGGCTGACCCCCGCGATCGTGCCGATGGGGACCGCCACCGGCCTCGGCACCCGCGCGGCCCGTTTCACCCCCTGTCCCGGACCGGCCGGCGCCCTCGACGTCCTGACCGGGCACGACGACGTCCTGCTGTCCGCGTACGTCGAGAACACCGTCACGGACGCGGCGCTGCACGGATCACTCGTCGCGCAGACCCGGGAGGCGCTCGTCCACCCGGTCTACTTCGGTTCCGCCGCCACGGGCGCGGGCGTGGCGGCGCTCCTGTCCGGCATCGAAACGCTGCTGCCGGCGGCCGACGGGGATGCGGACGGGCCGGTCTCCGCCACCGTGTTCAAGGTCGGCCGGGGCCCGGCGGGGGAGAAGGTCGCCTACGCCCGGATGTTCTCCGGGACGCTGCGCACCCGCGACCGGGTCCCCTTCGGAGCGGACGGCGCTGAAGGCAGGATCACCGGCATCAGCGTCTTCGACCACGGCACGGACACCCGTGCGGACTCCGTCGAGGCCGGCCGGATCGCCCGCCTCACCGGGCTCGGCGACATCCGGATCGGCGACGCGATCGGCGAACCCCGCAAGGCGTACGAGCACTTCTTCGCCCCGCCCACCCTGGAGACGGTCGTCGTCCCCGGCCCGGACGCGCACCGGGGGACGCTCCACCTCGCGCTCACCCAGCTCGCCGAGCAGGACCCGCTGATCGGCCTGCGCCGTGACGAGCGCCGCCAGGAGACCTCCGTCTCCCTCTACGGCGAGGTGCAGAAGGAGGTCATCCAGGCCACCCTCGCCGACGAGTACGGACTCGACGTCACCTTCCGCGAGACGACGCCGCTGTGCGTCGAACGGCCCGTCGGCACGGGGCAGGCCGTGGAGTTCATCAAGAAGGACCCGAATCCGTTCCTCGCGACGGTCGGTCTGCGCGTCGACCCCGCTCCGGTCGGCTCGGGCGTGGGCTTCCGGCTGGAGGTGGAGCTCGGGGCGATGCCGTACGCCTTCTTCAAGGCCGTGGAGGACACCGTGCGCGAGACCCTCGACCAGGGTCTGCACGGCTGGCAGGTCACCGACTGCGTGGTCACCATGACGCACAGCGGCTACTGGCCCCGCCAGAGCCATGCCCACCAGGGCTTCGACAAGAGCATGTCGAGCACGGGCGCCGACTTCCGCGGCGTGACCCCGCTGGTGCTGATCGAGGCGCTGCGGCGGGCCGGGACGCGGGTCCACGAGCCGATGCACCGCTTCCGCATCGAGGCCCCGGCCGACACCCTCGGCGCCCTGCTGCCGGTCCTCGCCGGGCTCGCTGCCGTACCCGAGACGACGGGGAACCGGGACGACCTCTGCGTCCTCGAAGGCACGGTGCCCGCTGCCCGGGTGCACGCCCTCGAACAGCGGCTGCCGGGACTCACCCGGGGCGAGGGCGAGCTGGAGAGCTTCTTCGCCCACTACGCGCCCGTCACGCACGGCACGGTCCCCGAACGCCCGCGCACCGACCACAACCCGCTGAACAGGAAGGAGTACTTGTTGAACGTGACACGAAGGGTCGGTGGTTGA